The proteins below come from a single Oncorhynchus gorbuscha isolate QuinsamMale2020 ecotype Even-year linkage group LG12, OgorEven_v1.0, whole genome shotgun sequence genomic window:
- the LOC123991610 gene encoding nephrocan-like, whose amino-acid sequence MMWILMILLASITLHTLVCICSNVCPKKCVCDSAKSVQCFRLQSFPTGITKDVRKLNLGYNHIKQLKGRDISGLTELEEVIISSCGVEVVEANALRAQGLLRSLDLQKNKLHQIPRGLPPSLETLNVGHNRITGLQESVFEGLKKLRLLDLQNNQITNLRSNTLSTLKKLECLYLDGNQIETVQGALRLPQLNLLSLGNNKIPCFPSSFFTPLQSLTTLRLPGNLLSRVPLDLPHALSYLNLDRNQIRALRNREMGQLRNLTSLSASYNRLVSVDGGLRLPNLTVLELPGNQLRVLPSRLSPKLEKLDCRQNSIQEVTFQHLSGMKQLKHLFLENNTIWNFEANALRNSVHITNLALEQNLLSSIPDGLPESLIRLDLKGNRIEAVQGHELRSLKRLQVLNLRRNKLTSLPQITLDLLPRLRTVYLDGNPWNCSCELLGVKRTLLARRVEIPKELCNEHVSAPGDSWRAYLMAQDRCEEYFMETAPEDQVEQTDTEEYYDYDS is encoded by the exons ATGATGTGGATTCTCATGATCTTGCTGGCAAGTATTACATTGCATACTCTCGTGTGCATCTGTAGCAATGTCTGTccaaagaagtgtgtgtgtgatagtgcaAAGTCAGTGCAGTGTTTCAGGTTGCAGTCTTTTCCCACTGGAATCACTAAAGATGTGAGGAAACTAAACCTGGGATACAACCACATCAAGCAACTAAAG GGTAGAGACATATCtggcctgacagagctggaggaAGTGATAATTTCATCCTGTggagtggaggtggtggaggccAATGCTCTCAGGGCTCAGGGGCTACTAAGAAGCCTGGATCTACAGAAGAATAAACTGCATCAGATCCCCCGTGGTCTCCCACCCAGCCTGGAGACCCTCAACGTGGGCCACAACAGGATCACAGGCCTCCAGGAGTCTGTCTTTGAGGGGCTGAAGAAACTACGCCTGCTTGATCTTCAGAACAACCAGATCACCAACCTGCGTTCCAACACCCTCTCCACCCTGAAGAAGTTGGAGTGCCTTTACCTGGATGGAAATCAAATTGAGACTGTTCAAGGTGCTCTGAGACTCCCCCAACTGAATCTGTTGAGCTTGGGGAACAACAAGATCCCCTGTTTTCCCTCATCCTTTTTCACACCACTACAGTCCTTGACGACACTGCGTTTACCAGGGAACCTCCTATCAAGAGTCCCACTCGATCTCCCTCACGCCCTGTCCTACCTGAACTTGGACAGGAACCAAATACGAGCACTGAGAAACCGCGAGATGGGCCAACTCCGCAACCTCACGTCTCTGTCTGCGTCCTACAATAGGTTGGTTTCTGTGGATGGTGGCCTTCGCTTGCCCAACCTCACAGTGCTGGAACTGCCAGGAAACCAGCTGAGGGTGCTGCCCAGTAGACTGAGCCCCAAACTGGAAAAACTGGACTGCAGACAGAACTCCATTCAGGAAGTCACCTTCCAGCACCTGTCTGGAATGAAACAGCTGAAGCATCTCTTCCTAGAGAATAACACCATCTGGAACTTTGAAGCTAATGCTCTGAGGAACAGCGTTCACATAACCAACCTGGCTCTGGAACagaatctcctctcctctattccagACGG GCTTCCAGAGAGTCTGATCCGCCTGGACTTGAAAGGGAACCGCATTGAGGCCGTCCAGGGGCATGAGCTGAGATCCCTGAAGCGCCTGCAGGTGTTGAACTTGAGGAGAAACAAGCTGACCTCCCTCCCCCAGATCACCCTGGATCTGCTTCCACGGCTGAGGACCGTCTACCTAGATGGGAACCCCTGGAACTGCAGCTGTGAGCTCCTGGGGGTCAAGAGGACCCTGCTGGCCAGGAGGGTGGAGATCCCTAAAGAGCTGTGTAACGAGCATGTGAGTGCGCCGGGGGACAGCTGGAGAGCGTACCTGATGGCCCAGGACAGATGTGAGGAGTACTTCATGGAAACCGCCCCTGAGGACCAAGTGGAGCAGACAGACACTGAGGAGTATTATGACTATGATTCGTAG